From the Amblyraja radiata isolate CabotCenter1 chromosome 12, sAmbRad1.1.pri, whole genome shotgun sequence genome, one window contains:
- the LOC116979272 gene encoding T-cell-specific guanine nucleotide triphosphate-binding protein 2-like produces MAQSVLPKYFSDTETRSLQTGYSNGDVVSAMLRIKRVEDSGNVPINIAVLGDGGAGKSTFINTMRGVRSGDQGAAPVGGYEASVNPVGYPYPSLPNVQLWDLPGSNSFGFEMSRYLKQVQFESYDFYIIVSQSRFRESDGELSKKIQQQGKGFYYIRSKIDNDAYSMQMQGTDFGEGQRQIRQDCLNNFHRVSVEPPAIFLISGLEVTGYDFPKLQSALASDLQKIKSNAFRLAIPRMMQEIQRPRRQILMWCIILWAFLSGALGVLQLPTLPLLTATLCTVSGWIYLRRQLGVSERELGILSGAVAKLVSLLKADMDRPSPHKLQLLVAKALLLVVIVAFTVVGLTGTFPPVLLIVCGAVSSLAFTLLVLMCSLDDRLRSVQNLAGALFDETLVTVYRSVAVSTA; encoded by the coding sequence ATGGCCCAGTCAGTGCTGCCCAAGTACTTCAGCGACACGGAGACGAGGAGCCTGCAGACCGGGTACAGTAACGGAGACGTGGTGTCAGCGATGCTGCGGATAAAGCGGGTGGAGGATTCGGGCAATGTGCCGATTAACATCGCAGTGTTGGGAGACGGCGGGGCCGGCAAATCCACCTTCATCAACACCATGAGGGGTGTCCGCAGTGGCGACCAGGGAGCAGCTCCGGTGGGGGGTTATGAAGCCAGTGTGAATCCAGTGGGATATCCCTACCCCTCTCTGCCCAATGTCCAGCTCTGGGATCTGCCCGGATCCAACTCATTCGGCTTTGAGATGAGCCGCTACCTGAAGCAGGTGCAGTTTGAAAGCTATGACTTTTACATCATCGTGTCCCAGTCCCGCTTCAGAGAGAGTGACGGGGAACTCAGCAAAAAGATTCAGCAACAGGGGAAAGGTTTCTACTACATCCGCTCCAAGATCGACAATGACGCCTATTCCATGCAGATGCAGGGCACTGACTTCGGGGAAGGGCAGCGACAGATCCGCCAGGATTGTCTCAACAACTTCCATCGGGTCAGCGTTGAACCACCGGCCATTTTCCTGATCTCCGGTCTGGAGGTGACAGGATATGATTTTCCCAAATTACAATCTGCCCTCGCCAGTGATCTCCAGAAGATAAAATCAAACGCCTTCCGTCTGGCAATCCCAAGGATGATGCAGGAAATACAGAGGCCCAGACGCCAGATACTGATGTGGTGTATCATACTCTGGGCCTTCCTCTCCGGGGCACTGGGAGTGTTGCAACTCCCGACCTTGCCTCTCCTCACTGCCACTCTGTGCACGGTCTCTGGGTGGATATATCTCCGGAGACAGCTGGGCGTCAGTGAGCGGGAGCTGGGAATCCTGTCCGGGGCAGTGGCCAAGCTCGTGTCACTACTGAAAGCCGACATGGACCGACCCTCGCCACACAAGCTTCAACTATTGGTTGCAAAAGCATTGTTGTTGGTTGTCATTGTGGCCTTTACAGTAGTTGGGTTGACGGGCACCTTCCCCCCAGTGCTGCTCATTGTCTGTGGCGCAGTGTCCTCTCTTGCTTTTACCCTGCTGGTTCTGATGTGTTCTCTGGATGACCGGTTGCGATCTGTACAGAACCTGGCAGGTGCGCTCTTTGACGAGACGTTGGTGACGGTGTATAGGTCGGTGGCTGTCAGTACAGCTTGA